Proteins found in one Loxodonta africana isolate mLoxAfr1 chromosome 21, mLoxAfr1.hap2, whole genome shotgun sequence genomic segment:
- the DPEP2NB gene encoding DPEP2 neighbor protein, translating into MSDRIFYIHSNLSSVPWEGSTAAAVAPTYLPTPRHYHVLYRGYGETQVGWHGETYCLVGGYRAYGDAPVAIPANVEAEKPTPSRDPKRCYPLAESHEDPGCSRPKIRRLQHGGRRLTPQKLSG; encoded by the exons ATGTCTGACCGGATCTTCTATATTCACTCTAATTTGTCCTCTGTCCCGTGGGAAGGCAGCACAGCAG CAGCTGTGGCTCCCACTTATCTTCCTACACCTCGTCACTACCATGTCCTCTACCGAGGGTATGGAGAAACCCAGGTAGGCTGGCATGGGGAGACATATTGCCTGGTTGGCGGCTACCGGGCCTATGGGGATGCTCCTGTGGCCATCCCAGCAAACGTGGAAGCAGAGAAGCCAACCCCCAGCCGGGATCCCAAGAGATGCTATCCTCTGGCAGAGTCTCATGAAGACCCAGGCTGCTCCAGGCCCAAAATTCGGCGCTTGCAGCATGGTGGCAGGAGGCTGACCCCCCAGAAGCTCTCTGGCTGA